In Pyrus communis chromosome 1, drPyrComm1.1, whole genome shotgun sequence, the following are encoded in one genomic region:
- the LOC137730450 gene encoding beta-galactosidase, protein MGVGIQTMWSILLLFSCIFSAASASVSYDHKAIIINGQKRILISGSIHYPRSTPEMWPDLIQKAKDGGLDVIQTYVFWNGHEPSPGKYYFEDRYDLVKFIKLVQQAGLFVNLRIGPYVCAEWNFGGFPVWLKYVPGIAFRTDNKPFKAAMQKFTEKIVSMMKAEKLFQSQGGPIILSQIENEFGPVEWEIGAPGKAYTKWAAQMAVGLDTGVPWIMCKQEDAPDPVIDTCNGFYCENFKPNKDYKPKMWTEVWTGWYTEFGGAVPTRPAEDVAFSVARFIQSGGSFLNYYMYHGGTNFGRTAGGPFMATSYDYDAPLDEYGLPREPKWGHLRDLHKAIKPCESALVSVDPSVTKLGSNQEAHVFKSESDCAAFLANYDAKYSVKVSFGGGQYDLPPWSISILPDCKTEVYNTAKVASQSSQVQMTPVHSGFPWQSFIEETTSSDEADTTTLDGLYEQINITRDTTDYLWYMTDITIGSDEAFLKNGKSPLLTISSAGHALNVFINGQLSGTVYGSLENPKLSFSQNVNLRSGINKLALLSISVGLPNVGTHFETWNAGVLGPITLKGLNSGTWDMSGWKWTYKTGLKGEALGLHTVTGSSSVEWVEGPSMAKKLPLTWYKATFNAPPGDAPLALDMGSMGKGQIWINGQSVGRHWPGYIARGSCGDCSYAGTYDDKKCRTHCGEPSQRWYHIPRSWLTPTGNLLVVFEEWGGDPSGISLVERGTALDAKKL, encoded by the exons ATGGGAGTTGGAATTCAAACAATGTGGAGCATTCTGCTATTGTTTTCCTGCATTTTTTCTGCAGCTTCGGCTTCTGTGAGTTACGACCACAAGGCTATAATAATTAATGGGCAGAAAAGGATTTTAATTTCTGGCTCCATTCACTATCCCAGAAGCACTCCTGAG ATGTGGCCGGATTTAATTCAGAAGGCCAAAGATGGAGGCTTGGATGTTATACAGACCTATGTGTTTTGGAATGGCCACGAACCTTCTCCGGGAAAA TATTATTTCGAGGACAGATATGATTTGGTCAAGTTCATCAAGCTGGTGCAACAAGCAGGCCTATTTGTTAATCTCCGGATTGGCCCTTATGTTTGCGCTGAATGGAACTTCgg GGGATTCCCAGTTTGGCTGAAATATGTCCCTGGAATCGCTTTTCGAACGGACAATAAGCCTTTCAAG GCGGCAATGCAAAAATTTACAGAGAAGATTGTCAGCATGATGAAGGCAGAGAAGCTGTTTCAAAGTCAAGGAGGTCCTATAATTCTCTCTCAG ATAGAAAATGAATTTGGACCTGTGGAATGGGAAATTGGTGCACCTGGAAAAGCTTACACCAAATGGGCAGCTCAGATGGCTGTAGGTCTAGACACTGGAGTTCCATGGATTATGTGCAAGCAAGAGGATGCCCCCGATCCCGTT ATTGACACTTGCAATGGTTTCTACTGTGAGAATTTCAAGCCAAATAAGGACTATAAGCCCAAAATGTGGACAGAAGTCTGGACTGGTTG GTATACAGAATTCGGTGGGGCAGTTCCCACTAGACCTGCAGAAGATGTGGCATTTTCAGTTGCTAGGTTCATACAAAGCGGCGGTTCGTTTTTGAACTATTACATG TACCACGGAGGAACGAATTTTGGCCGAACAGCCGGAGGTCCCTTCATGGCCACTAGCTATGACTATGACGCCCCCTTAGACGAATATG GACTACCCCGGGAACCAAAGTGGGGACATTTGAGAGATCTGCACAAAGCCATTAAACCATGTGAGTCTGCTTTAGTGTCCGTTGATCCTTCAGTGACTAAACTCGGAAGTAATCAAGAG GCTCATGTATTCAAATCAGAGTCGGATTGCGCAGCATTCCTCGCAAATTATGACGCAAAATACTCTGTTAAAGTGAGCTTTGGAGGCGGGCAGTATGACCTGCCGCCATGGTCCATCAGCATTCTTCCGGACTGCAAAACCGAAGTTTACAACACTGCAAAG GTTGCTTCGCAAAGCTCGCAAGTTCAGATGACACCAGTACATAGTGGATTTCCTTGGCAGTCATTCATCGAAGAAACCACCTCTTCTGATGAGGCCGATACAACTACATTGGATGGGTTGTATGAGCAAATAAATATCACTAGGGATACTACAGACTACTTGTGGTACATGACAGA TATCACAATAGGTTCTGATGAAGCATTTCTAAAGAACGGAAAGTCCCCACTTCTTACGATCTCTTCAGCAGGTCATGCCTTGAATGTTTTCATCAATGGTCAGCTCTCAG GAACCGTGTATGGGTCGTTGGAGAATCCTAAATTATCATTCAGTCAAAACGTGAACCTGAGATCTGGCATCAACAAGCTTGCATTGCTTAGCATTTCCGTTGGTCTGCCG AATGTTGGTACTCACTTTGAGACATGGAACGCGGGAGTTCTTGGCCCGATCACATTGAAAGGTCTGAATTCAGGAACATGGGACATGTCAGGGTGGAAATGGACATACAAG ACTGGTCTGAAAGGTGAAGCTTTAGGCCTCCATACTGTTACTGGGAGTTCTTCTGTTGAATGGGTAGAAGGACCATCGATGGCTAAAAAACTACCCCTTACGTGGTACAAG GCTACTTTTAATGCACCACCAGGTGATGCTCCATTAGCTTTAGATATGGGAAGCATGGGAAAAGGTCAGATATGGATAAATGGACAGAGCGTGGGACGCCACTGGCCTGGATACATTGCACGCGGCAGCTGTGGCGATTGTTCTTATGCCGGAACTTATGATGATAAGAAATGCAGAACTCATTGCGGCGAGCCCTCTCAGAGATG GTACCACATTCCTCGATCGTGGTTGACCCCGACTGGAAATCTTTTGGTGGTGTTCGAAGAATGGGGCGGTGATCCGTCAGGGATTTCGTTGGTTGAAAGAGGTACAGCCCTCGACGCGAAGAAGCTCTAG
- the LOC137748343 gene encoding probable polyamine oxidase 5, whose protein sequence is MVAKKSRIVIIGAGMAGVTAANKLYTAAGSKDLFELVVVEGGERIGGRINTSEFGGDRIEMGATWIHGIGGSPVHKIAQEINALESAQPWECMDGSSDEPTTVAEGGLELEPDVVDPISSLFKNLMDYAQGKQVFDESTDRECNGDFEYSKLGDEASRIFASNDGVGKLSVGSFLRQGLDTYWVWKKNRDEQVSGYTNWSRKLLQEAIFAMHENIQRTYTSAGDLLTLDYNAESEYRMFPGEEITIAKGYLSIVQSLASVLPPGLIQLGKKVRKIQWQPDNRKNKGYESDTRPVKLHFSDGSVLLADHVIVTVSLGVLKASIRQDSGLFNPPLPRFKTEAISRLGFGVVNKLFLQLGSNHAPPKSQDFSKFPFLQMVFHRADSELRNKKIPWWMRKTASLCPLYHNSSVLLSWFAGEEARALEALSDEEIINGVSQTVSSFLSQNSHSHELCNGNGNPEENSEVKFSQVLKSQWGSDPLFLGSYSYVAVGSSGEDLDSMAEPLPSDDSGSAASSSPPLQILFAGEATHRTHYSTTHGAYCSGLREASRLLQHYQLGVWNNY, encoded by the coding sequence ATGGTGGCCAAGAAATCACGGATTGTGATAATTGGAGCGGGAATGGCCGGCGTCACGGCGGCGAACAAGCTGTACACTGCTGCAGGGTCTAAGGACTTGTTCGAGCTCGTGGTTGTGGAAGGCGGGGAGAGAATTGGCGGCAGAATCAACACGTCGGAGTTCGGCGGCGACCGGATTGAGATGGGAGCTACCTGGATCCACGGCATTGGAGGCAGCCCGGTTCATAAAATTGCTCAGGAAATCAATGCCCTCGAGTCAGCGCAGCCGTGGGAGTGCATGGACGGGTCCTCCGACGAGCCCACCACCGTCGCGGAAGGTGGGTTGGAGCTGGAACCGGATGTGGTGGACCCTATTTCGTCTCTGTTCAAGAACTTGATGGATTATGCTCAGGGGAAGCAGGTGTTTGATGAAAGTACAGACAGAGAGTGCAATGGTGATTTTGAATACAGTAAGCTTGGAGATGAAGCTTCCAGGATTTTTGCAAGCAATGACGGTGTTGGGAAGCTCAGTGTCGGCTCTTTCTTAAGGCAAGGCCTTGATACGTATTGGGTTTGGAAGAAAAACCGAGATGAGCAGGTCAGTGGCTATACAAATTGGAGCAGAAAGTTGCTGCAAGAGGCCATCTTTGCAATGCATGAGAACATCCAAAGGACTTATACATCAGCCGGTGATTTGTTAACTCTCGATTACAATGCAGAAAGCGAGTACCGGATGTTTCCTGGCGAAGAAATCACCATTGCTAAAGGGTACTTGAGCATTGTTCAATCTCTAGCCTCTGTACTCCCACCTGGGTTGATCCAATTGGGCAAGAAGGTCAGAAAAATTCAATGGCAGCCGGATAATCGCAAGAACAAGGGCTATGAATCCGACACAAGGCCTGTGAAGCTCCATTTTTCTGATGGGTCAGTTTTGTTAGCTGATCATGTTATTGTTACAGTTTCTTTGGGGGTGCTCAAAGCTTCGATTCGCCAAGATTCTGGTCTGTTCAATCCACCTCTGCCTCGTTTCAAAACCGAGGCGATTTCGAGGCTTGGATTTGGCGTTGTTAATAAGCTGTTTCTGCAACTGGGTTCTAATCATGCTCCTCCGAAGTCCCAAGATTTCAGCAAGTTTCCATTTTTACAAATGGTTTTCCACAGAGCAGACTCAGAGCTCAGGAATAAAAAGATCCCGTGGTGGATGAGGAAGACAGCTTCTCTCTGCCCTCTCTACCACAATTCCAGCGTTCTGCTTTCTTGGTTTGCAGGGGAAGAAGCACGTGCGCTAGAAGCACTTTCAGATGAAGAGATTATCAACGGGGTTTCACAAACGGTGTCCAGCTTCCTATCACAAAACTCACATTCCCATGAATTGTGCAATGGGAATGGGAATCCGGAGGAGAACTCCGAAGTGAAATTTTCCCAGGTTTTGAAGAGTCAATGGGGTAGTGATCCACTGTTTCTGGGATCATACTCGTATGTTGCAGTTGGATCAAGCGGTGAGGATTTGGACAGCATGGCAGAGCCATTGCCATCTGATGATTCTGGTAGTGCTGCTAGTTCTTCACCTCCACTGCAGATTCTGTTTGCAGGGGAAGCTACACACAGAACCCATTATTCCACAACCCATGGAGCTTACTGTAGTGGCCTTAGGGAAGCCAGTAGGCTTCTCCAACATTACCAACTTGGTGTTTGGAACAATTATTAG